In a genomic window of Hymenobacter chitinivorans DSM 11115:
- a CDS encoding energy transducer TonB: MAPLRGFGQQTKKVTNYSTTPISNEVYYVLKSDKAVKHGSYTLYRGRQLALATQGHYTQGRKDSIWTSYDFSGTTVVAKGAYQNDQRTGLWEFYTTKGELEQKYDYDARQLVYARPGKSKSLSVTLREPTASGQTWPDVAPLYIGGSSAISGQMMLLRYPPQAMRSGVSGSVQVAFTIGKDGTCSDYHVTQGIGAGCDEEALRVVQSLANGWIPAQVTGQPVAVECVIPVKFQLGAPTVTPAR; this comes from the coding sequence ATGGCCCCGCTCCGCGGCTTCGGGCAGCAAACCAAGAAAGTCACCAATTACAGCACCACGCCCATTTCCAACGAGGTGTACTACGTGCTCAAATCCGACAAAGCGGTAAAGCATGGCTCCTACACCTTATACCGGGGCCGGCAGCTGGCGTTGGCTACCCAGGGCCACTACACCCAGGGCCGCAAAGACAGCATCTGGACCAGCTACGACTTCAGCGGGACTACCGTGGTAGCCAAGGGCGCCTACCAGAACGATCAGCGCACCGGCCTCTGGGAATTCTACACCACCAAGGGTGAGCTGGAGCAGAAGTACGATTACGACGCCCGCCAGCTGGTGTACGCGCGGCCCGGCAAAAGCAAGAGCCTGTCGGTAACGCTGCGGGAGCCCACCGCCAGCGGCCAGACCTGGCCCGACGTGGCCCCGCTGTACATCGGGGGCTCGTCGGCCATTTCCGGCCAAATGATGCTGCTGCGCTACCCGCCCCAGGCCATGCGCAGTGGCGTGAGTGGCAGCGTGCAGGTAGCCTTCACCATCGGCAAGGACGGCACCTGCTCCGATTACCATGTCACGCAGGGTATCGGGGCGGGCTGCGACGAGGAAGCCCTGCGCGTGGTGCAAAGCCTGGCCAACGGCTGGATTCCGGCGCAGGTGACGGGGCAGCCCGTGGCCGTGGAGTGCGTCATTCCGGTCAAGTTTCAGCTGGGCGCCCCCACCGTGACGCCGGCCCGCTAA
- a CDS encoding HAD family hydrolase, which produces MTSSPITTIVFDLGGVLIDWNPRYLYQKLIADEQQMNHFLSTVATPDWNEEQDAGRSLAEGTALLVQQHPEHRELIEHFYGRWPEMLGGAIPGTVDVLTELRASGRFHLYALTNWSAETFPVALEQFEFLHWFEGIVVSGTEKSRKPFADFYHTLFTRYSIEPGQALFIDDNERNILAAQAVGMQTVHFQSAEQLRRELTALGVL; this is translated from the coding sequence ATGACTTCCTCCCCCATTACCACCATCGTTTTCGACCTGGGCGGCGTGCTCATCGACTGGAACCCGCGCTACCTCTACCAGAAGCTCATTGCCGACGAGCAGCAGATGAACCACTTCCTGAGCACCGTCGCCACGCCCGACTGGAACGAGGAGCAGGACGCGGGCCGCAGCCTGGCCGAGGGCACGGCCCTGCTGGTGCAGCAGCACCCCGAGCACCGGGAGCTGATTGAGCACTTTTATGGGCGCTGGCCCGAAATGCTGGGTGGCGCCATTCCGGGCACCGTGGACGTGCTGACCGAGCTGCGGGCCAGTGGCCGCTTCCACTTATATGCCCTCACCAACTGGTCGGCCGAGACGTTTCCGGTGGCGTTGGAGCAGTTCGAGTTTCTGCACTGGTTCGAGGGCATCGTGGTGTCGGGCACGGAGAAGTCGCGCAAGCCCTTTGCCGACTTCTACCACACGCTCTTTACCCGCTACAGCATCGAGCCGGGCCAGGCCCTGTTTATCGACGACAACGAGCGAAATATTCTGGCCGCCCAGGCCGTGGGCATGCAAACGGTGCATTTCCAGTCGGCCGAGCAGCTGCGCCGGGAGCTGACGGCGCTGGGCGTGCTATAA
- a CDS encoding dipeptidase, giving the protein MLPVLLALLSPGLGLAQKPDPALVTKANTIHNQAFVLDSHQDTPINLVKPGFDISKDHDSQEAQVDLPKMQRGGLDGAFWAVYLGQGPRTPEGNAAAKQEALTIFNAIRSTIQAHSSALDLATTEEQALQIRRVGKRAIFIGMENAYPIGQDLGSLKSFYDLGVRYITLCHGSNNDICDSATDPTGPEHQGLSAFGKQAVVEMNRLGMMIDVSHASDSTFYDVLRLTKAPIIASHSSSRALSNVPRNLSDDMLRALAKNDGVVQLNLYSAYVKTEAKTPERLAAEQAFFAKWNIKNFLNVYGLPAAEQQQAQAELLQLEAQYPVALATVQDAANLIDHVVKVAGIDHVGIGTDFDGGTRLTGLADVGELPALTLELVKRGYSEKDINKIWSGNLFRVMKAVDKARALVTVKK; this is encoded by the coding sequence ATGCTGCCCGTTCTGCTGGCCCTGCTCAGCCCCGGGCTGGGCCTGGCGCAGAAGCCAGATCCGGCGTTGGTGACCAAGGCCAACACGATTCACAACCAGGCTTTCGTGCTCGACTCGCACCAGGATACGCCCATCAACCTGGTGAAGCCGGGCTTCGACATCAGCAAGGACCACGACTCCCAGGAAGCCCAGGTAGATCTGCCCAAAATGCAGCGCGGCGGCCTCGACGGCGCTTTCTGGGCCGTGTACCTGGGCCAGGGCCCGCGCACCCCCGAAGGCAACGCGGCGGCCAAGCAGGAAGCCCTGACCATTTTCAACGCCATCCGCTCCACCATTCAGGCGCATTCTTCCGCCCTGGATTTGGCCACCACCGAGGAGCAGGCCCTGCAGATTCGGCGGGTGGGCAAGCGGGCTATTTTCATCGGGATGGAAAACGCCTACCCCATCGGGCAGGACCTGGGCTCGTTGAAGTCGTTCTACGACTTGGGCGTGCGCTACATCACCCTCTGCCACGGCTCCAACAACGACATCTGCGACTCGGCCACTGACCCCACCGGGCCCGAGCACCAGGGCCTGAGCGCCTTCGGCAAGCAGGCCGTGGTGGAAATGAACCGCCTGGGCATGATGATAGACGTGTCGCACGCCTCCGATTCGACCTTTTATGACGTGCTGCGCCTGACCAAAGCCCCCATTATTGCGTCGCACTCGAGCAGCCGGGCCCTGAGCAACGTGCCCCGCAACCTGAGCGACGACATGCTGCGGGCCCTGGCCAAAAACGACGGCGTGGTGCAGCTCAACCTCTACAGCGCCTACGTGAAAACCGAGGCCAAAACGCCCGAGCGCCTGGCCGCCGAGCAGGCTTTCTTCGCGAAGTGGAACATCAAGAACTTCCTGAACGTGTACGGCCTGCCAGCCGCCGAGCAGCAGCAGGCCCAGGCCGAGCTGCTCCAGCTGGAAGCGCAATATCCGGTGGCCCTGGCCACGGTGCAGGATGCGGCCAACCTGATTGACCACGTGGTCAAAGTAGCCGGCATCGACCATGTCGGCATTGGCACCGACTTCGACGGCGGCACCCGCCTTACCGGCCTGGCCGACGTGGGCGAGCTGCCCGCCCTGACCCTGGAGCTGGTCAAGCGCGGCTACTCGGAAAAGGATATCAACAAGATCTGGAGCGGCAACCTGTTTCGGGTAATGAAGGCCGTGGACAAGGCCCGGGCCCTGGTGACCGTGAAAAAGTAA
- a CDS encoding DsbA family oxidoreductase — protein sequence MKIEIWSDIMCPFCYVGKRRLETALAQFPHRAELDIVWRSFELDPTMQTKPGQSIHQLLAERKGMSVEQGRQMNQHMGQVAREVGLEFDFDHMQPVNTFLGHRFIHLAAHHGKQDAAKERVLAAYFTEGRNVDDLDTLAELGAEIGLDPAQVRATLQTDAYAQDVRHDEYQARQIGVRGVPYFVFDDKYAVSGAQPSELFLEVLDKVWEEKHPAPTVLASGDACGLDGSNC from the coding sequence ATGAAAATAGAAATCTGGTCCGATATCATGTGCCCGTTCTGCTACGTGGGCAAGCGCCGCCTCGAAACCGCGCTGGCGCAGTTTCCCCACCGCGCCGAGCTGGACATCGTCTGGCGCAGCTTTGAGCTGGACCCCACCATGCAAACCAAGCCCGGCCAAAGCATTCATCAGTTGCTGGCCGAGCGCAAGGGCATGTCGGTGGAGCAGGGCCGCCAAATGAACCAGCACATGGGGCAGGTGGCCCGCGAGGTGGGCCTGGAGTTCGACTTCGACCACATGCAGCCCGTCAATACCTTCTTGGGCCACCGCTTTATCCACCTGGCCGCCCACCACGGCAAGCAGGATGCGGCCAAGGAACGGGTGCTGGCCGCCTACTTCACCGAGGGCCGCAACGTGGATGACCTCGACACGCTGGCCGAGCTGGGCGCCGAAATCGGCCTCGACCCGGCCCAGGTGCGGGCCACGCTGCAAACCGACGCCTACGCCCAGGACGTGCGCCACGACGAGTACCAGGCCCGCCAAATCGGGGTGCGGGGCGTGCCTTACTTCGTCTTCGACGACAAGTATGCCGTATCCGGCGCCCAGCCCAGTGAGCTGTTTCTGGAAGTGCTGGACAAAGTGTGGGAAGAAAAGCACCCCGCCCCCACCGTGCTGGCCTCCGGCGACGCCTGCGGCCTGGACGGCAGCAACTGCTAA
- a CDS encoding YdeI/OmpD-associated family protein, giving the protein MRLTPAAPPGVHAATSPPMPTPESFCAFEAPLEAGGPSFMPTQIVRVPPLVLAELGPKAKRLTGSINGYPIRLGLLALGNGEKGIMVNKATCKAAGLRLGQVVAVQLALDPTPDTVDLPPELAEGLAEWPEAQAGFERHNVSMRRAIAYHVSSAKQSETRLKRTVQLLQRLAVGAHPFRARPGE; this is encoded by the coding sequence TTGCGCCTAACACCCGCCGCCCCGCCCGGGGTTCACGCCGCTACCTCGCCGCCCATGCCCACCCCCGAATCATTCTGCGCCTTTGAGGCCCCGCTCGAAGCCGGCGGCCCCAGCTTTATGCCCACCCAGATTGTGCGGGTGCCCCCGCTGGTGCTGGCCGAGCTGGGTCCCAAGGCCAAGCGCCTGACGGGTTCCATCAACGGCTACCCCATCCGGCTGGGCTTGCTGGCCCTGGGCAACGGCGAGAAGGGCATCATGGTCAACAAGGCTACCTGCAAGGCCGCCGGGCTGCGCCTGGGCCAGGTGGTAGCCGTGCAGCTGGCCCTTGACCCCACCCCCGACACGGTGGACCTGCCGCCCGAGCTGGCCGAGGGCCTGGCCGAGTGGCCCGAGGCCCAGGCGGGCTTCGAGCGGCACAACGTCAGTATGCGGCGGGCCATAGCCTACCACGTGAGCAGCGCCAAGCAGAGCGAAACCCGCCTCAAGCGCACCGTGCAGCTGCTGCAACGCCTGGCCGTGGGGGCCCACCCGTTTCGGGCCCGGCCGGGAGAATAA
- a CDS encoding energy transducer TonB — protein MAYSLPIISLVRGLLAGALLALPLLGFSQETRKVTKADGQWLREVFYVLKSDKNVRHGRYEVHRNSSSQPVAVGYYRQGRKDSTWTEYAPETGRVLVKGAFHDDQPVGVWTFYTRTGMLSQQYDYTTHQVLLSRPEGQQGWVLARLPTPGPDGGPQRPDIEPQYIGGMSALQGHYMTVQFPRIGVMGRVNGEAQVVGTIGVDGHVSNWRVIPSSCGGCDQAMLDMLKKLPNHWIPAEYGGQPVATEVLFTMKFLGIQPRM, from the coding sequence ATGGCCTACTCCTTACCCATTATTTCGCTTGTCCGCGGGCTGCTGGCCGGTGCCCTGCTGGCTTTACCGTTGCTGGGCTTTAGCCAGGAAACCCGCAAAGTGACCAAAGCCGACGGTCAATGGCTCCGGGAAGTATTTTACGTGCTCAAGTCCGACAAAAACGTGCGCCACGGCCGCTACGAGGTGCACCGCAACTCCAGCTCCCAGCCCGTGGCGGTGGGCTACTACCGCCAGGGCCGCAAAGACAGCACCTGGACCGAGTATGCCCCGGAAACTGGCCGGGTGCTGGTCAAAGGCGCCTTCCACGACGACCAGCCCGTGGGCGTCTGGACCTTTTATACGCGCACCGGTATGTTGAGCCAACAGTACGACTACACCACGCACCAGGTGCTGCTCAGCCGCCCCGAGGGCCAGCAGGGCTGGGTGCTGGCGCGCCTGCCCACACCCGGCCCCGACGGCGGCCCCCAGCGCCCCGACATCGAACCGCAGTACATTGGGGGCATGTCTGCCTTGCAGGGTCACTACATGACCGTACAGTTTCCGCGCATTGGCGTAATGGGCCGGGTCAATGGCGAAGCGCAGGTCGTGGGCACCATCGGCGTCGATGGCCACGTCTCGAACTGGCGCGTGATACCCAGCAGCTGCGGCGGCTGCGACCAAGCCATGCTCGACATGCTCAAGAAGCTGCCCAACCACTGGATTCCGGCCGAGTACGGCGGGCAGCCGGTGGCCACCGAGGTGCTCTTTACCATGAAGTTTCTCGGCATTCAGCCCCGCATGTAG
- a CDS encoding porin family protein: MKKQLLVAMLLASSNLIFAQSGFRAGYVLPLSGDTLRGEVDYRGEQRNSLLCRYRPSATGAVVEYQPGQIRAYGFAGGTNYQSKTLPEKTTASAFLEALVLGRAELFHRVDDRNQDRYYIGTAATAPAVQALGISDTTVTRYDETQHRNVTTQQRLYTFRNVLWPIMADCPSVQTTVAKVELKQTSLIKLVSAYNTCINPAATKTFTPKNNSATRISVLGGTHQGTIRVINEANNTEHELDKSQGAAFGVGLDIPMRRFNPRLSLLLQALYVLQNYHSTYVEASPNRFNGDDITNNEVKAELATLRVPLILRYSFMRGRVQPFVEAGFLPSLNVLRDASVRSERPRFQSVDTYVFPVHRFNVGAGLVGAGLSIKAGSGSVQLEMRADRYDGTSDPIHGLALSGTRGLTLLAGYTFGG; this comes from the coding sequence ATGAAAAAACAACTACTAGTTGCCATGCTGCTGGCAAGCAGCAACCTGATTTTTGCGCAGTCCGGGTTTCGGGCGGGCTACGTACTGCCGCTGAGCGGCGACACGCTGCGGGGCGAAGTTGACTACCGCGGGGAGCAGCGCAACAGCCTGCTCTGCCGGTACCGGCCCTCGGCTACCGGGGCCGTGGTAGAGTATCAGCCGGGCCAGATCCGGGCCTACGGTTTTGCCGGCGGCACCAACTACCAGAGCAAGACGCTGCCCGAGAAAACCACGGCTTCCGCCTTTTTAGAGGCGCTGGTGCTGGGGCGGGCCGAGCTGTTTCACCGCGTAGATGACCGTAACCAGGACCGCTACTACATCGGGACGGCCGCTACGGCCCCGGCGGTGCAGGCCTTGGGTATCAGCGACACCACCGTGACGCGCTACGACGAAACCCAGCACCGTAACGTAACCACCCAACAGCGGCTCTACACCTTTCGCAACGTGCTCTGGCCTATCATGGCCGATTGCCCGTCGGTGCAGACCACTGTGGCTAAAGTCGAGCTCAAGCAAACTTCGCTGATTAAGCTTGTATCGGCCTACAACACCTGCATCAACCCGGCCGCCACCAAGACATTTACTCCCAAAAACAACTCGGCTACCCGAATCAGCGTGCTCGGCGGCACACACCAGGGCACGATACGGGTGATAAATGAAGCAAACAACACCGAGCATGAGCTGGACAAGTCCCAGGGGGCAGCTTTCGGAGTTGGCCTGGATATTCCCATGCGCCGGTTTAATCCCCGGTTGTCGTTGCTGCTGCAGGCCCTGTACGTGCTGCAAAATTACCACTCGACCTACGTCGAAGCCAGTCCCAACCGCTTCAACGGCGACGACATCACCAACAACGAGGTCAAGGCGGAACTGGCTACGCTGCGGGTGCCCCTGATTTTGCGCTACAGCTTTATGCGGGGGCGGGTGCAGCCGTTTGTGGAGGCCGGCTTTTTGCCTTCGCTCAATGTGCTGCGCGACGCCAGTGTACGGTCGGAGCGGCCCCGCTTTCAGAGCGTCGACACGTACGTGTTTCCCGTGCACCGCTTCAACGTGGGCGCGGGCCTAGTGGGCGCCGGGCTTTCTATCAAAGCTGGTTCGGGCAGCGTGCAGCTCGAAATGCGCGCCGACCGTTACGACGGCACGTCGGACCCGATTCACGGCCTTGCTCTGAGTGGCACCCGCGGCCTGACTTTGCTAGCGGGCTACACGTTCGGTGGTTAA